One window of Atribacter laminatus genomic DNA carries:
- a CDS encoding peroxiredoxin family protein: protein MMKKFSLLIMALCVIMLIAVTGCMPTPPTPTPPTPTPTPTQTPGMEKNFTLLDLSGQSFTLSDHLGKPIVLCFFMSNCPACKSEVPHLNSIHQKYADSEELMVIGIGIRAGIAEFVQSQGVQYLVLQDDEDETVSDLYGVRSVPHNVFINRQGRITRQISRSLSESELEQYINEIF from the coding sequence ATGATGAAAAAATTTTCCCTTTTGATTATGGCTCTCTGTGTAATAATGCTAATAGCAGTAACTGGATGTATGCCAACTCCTCCCACGCCAACTCCTCCCACGCCAACTCCGACTCCAACTCAAACTCCTGGGATGGAGAAAAATTTTACCCTATTGGATTTAAGCGGTCAATCTTTTACTTTAAGTGACCACTTAGGAAAGCCCATTGTTCTTTGCTTTTTTATGTCCAATTGTCCAGCCTGCAAAAGTGAAGTCCCTCACTTGAATTCAATACATCAAAAATACGCTGACAGTGAAGAGCTGATGGTTATCGGGATTGGTATCCGGGCCGGTATCGCTGAATTCGTCCAATCTCAGGGGGTTCAATACCTGGTTCTACAGGATGATGAAGACGAAACGGTATCAGATCTCTACGGTGTGCGGAGTGTCCCTCATAATGTTTTTATCAACCGTCAGGGGAGGATTACTCGTCAAATTTCTCGCTCTCTCTCGGAAAGTGAGCTGGAACAATATATCAACGAAATTTTCTAA
- a CDS encoding four-carbon acid sugar kinase family protein, producing MNDQLLLNDFLNRFPHYTRTDIVFIDQQWNDALEKIPTKIIVLDDDPTGAQAVDSVPVYTRWGRDTFQHIADSSDPISFILTNSRSLSREETIKVHKNLCTNLRTVFEKDHQDFWLISRSDSTLRGHYPLETEVIYTELKKWKNLGGEILIPFFREGGRITANDIQYVQEGNVLKPVGQTEFSKDTNFAFQASNLRNWIEEKSNYSIKPEQISSISLESIRQKDFKSISDQLINLENFNKLIVNALEYTDLKVLVISLTEAFRQGKSFIFRTAASFIKVLKKEKPKPILTHYDLFPQEKKAKAGLIIIGSYVKRTNEQFRKLQETNNIKFIEWDISKAQSADLRDHETERVSKETDEALKQGIDVCIYTTRPDEQEGIAGKEKEIGESSNDISEGLVAVLKKIQIIPSFFVAKGGSTASDIATKGMGVKKAFAIGQILPGVPVWLLEPEKRFNQMPFIIFPGNVGDELALKKVVQILRNQENNDDEKK from the coding sequence ATGAATGATCAGCTCCTTTTAAATGATTTTTTAAACCGTTTTCCTCATTACACTCGCACCGATATTGTATTCATCGATCAGCAATGGAATGATGCCCTGGAAAAAATACCGACGAAAATTATTGTTTTAGATGATGATCCAACTGGCGCACAGGCCGTTGATTCTGTTCCAGTTTACACCCGATGGGGTAGAGATACCTTTCAGCATATAGCCGATTCTTCCGACCCGATCTCTTTTATCTTAACCAACTCACGTTCGCTCTCAAGAGAAGAAACCATAAAGGTTCACAAAAATTTATGTACTAATTTGCGAACAGTTTTCGAAAAAGATCATCAGGATTTCTGGTTAATTTCACGAAGCGACTCAACTTTAAGGGGGCACTATCCTTTAGAAACTGAAGTCATCTATACCGAACTTAAAAAGTGGAAAAACCTTGGCGGAGAAATTCTTATTCCCTTTTTTAGGGAAGGGGGAAGAATAACCGCCAATGATATTCAATATGTTCAAGAAGGTAATGTTCTTAAACCAGTTGGTCAGACCGAGTTTTCCAAAGATACAAATTTTGCATTCCAGGCATCAAATTTAAGAAACTGGATCGAAGAAAAATCAAATTATTCCATTAAGCCTGAACAAATATCGAGTATCTCCTTAGAGTCAATTCGACAAAAGGATTTTAAATCAATAAGTGATCAATTAATAAATTTAGAAAACTTCAATAAACTTATTGTCAATGCTCTTGAATATACCGATCTAAAAGTCCTGGTAATTTCATTAACCGAGGCTTTTCGGCAAGGAAAATCCTTTATTTTTCGGACAGCGGCATCTTTCATTAAAGTATTAAAAAAGGAGAAGCCGAAACCGATTTTGACTCATTATGATTTATTTCCTCAGGAAAAAAAAGCCAAGGCTGGTTTAATAATCATCGGCTCATATGTAAAAAGAACCAATGAACAATTTAGAAAGTTACAAGAAACAAACAATATAAAATTTATTGAATGGGATATATCCAAAGCTCAATCAGCCGATCTTCGTGACCATGAAACTGAAAGAGTGAGTAAAGAAACCGATGAAGCGCTGAAACAAGGCATTGATGTATGTATCTATACCACTCGACCTGATGAACAAGAAGGAATAGCCGGTAAAGAAAAGGAGATTGGGGAAAGTTCAAACGACATATCCGAAGGATTGGTTGCTGTCCTAAAAAAAATTCAAATTATACCTTCCTTTTTCGTTGCAAAAGGAGGATCAACAGCCAGTGATATCGCAACCAAAGGGATGGGTGTAAAGAAAGCCTTCGCTATAGGACAGATTCTTCCTGGTGTACCAGTATGGCTTTTAGAACCAGAAAAACGCTTTAACCAAATGCCATTTATAATCTTTCCTGGAAATGTTGGCGATGAATTGGCTTTGAAAAAGGTCGTTCAAATTTTGAGAAACCAAGAGAATAATGATGATGAAAAAAAATAG
- a CDS encoding phytoene desaturase family protein: protein MKNQSIIVIGAGFAGLSAGIYAQMNGYQSQIFEMHNLPGGLCTAWKRKGYTIDGCVHWLVGTSPQSEMYHYWEEVGVMPGLKIVNPEEFMRYETSDGRTLILYSDVDRLEKHLLDFSPQDAKPIQQFIQGIRLCMKFDQPSPSDPWLTRLGKKMKLGWLYVAKGKAFHEMMKISTYEFTQVFKDPILRDAFQEMWLPEFSIFFILFTFGFLHKKNAGYPIGGSMPLSQAMAQRYLDLGGIIHYQSRVNKILVENNQAVGIKLEDGSQPTADRVISAADGYSTIFKMLDGKYVDDEIKERYEKWPRFPALLYIGLGVNRLFPDEPQSVSGLSFPLRQPTEIGDAVQSRLSVHLFNQDPTLAPAGKTSLVVMMPSNYQYWKDLSSDPAAYQAKKEQIGQTIVHLLNQRFPGISQDVEMVDVATPLTFERYTGNWQGSFEGWLITPQNTMTVLKPTLQTLSGLQNFYMCGQWIEPGGGLPSAVMSARRLIQTICKEDKEEFHATVK, encoded by the coding sequence ATGAAGAATCAATCCATAATTGTTATTGGAGCAGGATTTGCCGGGCTTTCAGCAGGAATCTATGCTCAAATGAATGGATATCAAAGCCAAATTTTCGAAATGCACAATCTTCCCGGTGGTTTATGTACGGCATGGAAGCGCAAAGGATATACTATCGATGGCTGTGTCCACTGGTTAGTCGGTACTTCACCTCAGAGTGAGATGTATCATTATTGGGAAGAGGTCGGCGTCATGCCAGGACTCAAAATTGTCAATCCAGAAGAGTTTATGCGCTATGAAACCAGCGATGGTCGGACTCTCATTCTCTATAGCGATGTGGATCGATTAGAAAAACATTTACTTGACTTTTCACCACAAGACGCCAAACCAATACAACAATTCATTCAGGGTATTCGGTTATGTATGAAATTCGATCAACCTTCTCCATCTGACCCTTGGTTGACCCGTTTAGGCAAAAAAATGAAGTTAGGATGGTTATATGTTGCCAAAGGGAAAGCTTTCCATGAAATGATGAAGATAAGCACCTATGAGTTTACCCAAGTTTTTAAAGATCCGATTTTAAGAGATGCCTTCCAAGAAATGTGGTTACCAGAATTCTCGATATTTTTCATCCTTTTTACCTTTGGTTTTCTTCACAAGAAAAACGCCGGATATCCTATAGGAGGATCGATGCCCTTGTCACAGGCTATGGCTCAACGATATCTCGACTTGGGCGGTATAATCCATTACCAAAGTCGGGTGAACAAAATTTTAGTTGAAAATAACCAAGCGGTTGGAATTAAATTAGAGGATGGAAGCCAACCTACCGCCGATCGAGTTATTTCTGCTGCTGACGGGTATAGTACCATTTTTAAAATGCTCGATGGAAAATATGTTGACGACGAAATCAAAGAGCGTTATGAGAAATGGCCTCGGTTTCCTGCATTATTATATATCGGCCTGGGAGTAAACCGTTTATTCCCTGATGAGCCACAATCAGTTTCTGGTTTGAGCTTTCCACTTCGTCAACCTACTGAGATTGGAGATGCTGTACAAAGCCGTTTATCAGTTCATCTATTTAATCAAGATCCAACTTTGGCGCCAGCAGGAAAAACCAGTTTAGTTGTCATGATGCCTTCTAATTACCAATATTGGAAAGACTTATCGTCTGATCCTGCCGCCTACCAAGCAAAGAAAGAGCAAATTGGACAAACTATTGTTCATTTGCTGAACCAGCGCTTTCCCGGTATTTCGCAAGATGTCGAAATGGTTGATGTGGCTACCCCTCTGACTTTTGAACGGTACACCGGTAACTGGCAAGGATCATTTGAAGGTTGGCTGATCACTCCCCAAAACACCATGACTGTGCTCAAACCAACGCTTCAGACTCTCTCAGGGTTACAGAATTTCTATATGTGTGGTCAATGGATAGAACCCGGAGGCGGATTGCCCAGTGCAGTGATGTCGGCAAGACGATTGATTCAGACCATATGCAAAGAAGATAAAGAAGAGTTCCATGCTACGGTTAAATAA